Proteins found in one Muntiacus reevesi chromosome 2, mMunRee1.1, whole genome shotgun sequence genomic segment:
- the ETHE1 gene encoding persulfide dioxygenase ETHE1, mitochondrial produces the protein MAGSALRVAGRRLSQHTGSGAPVLLRQMFEPKSCTYTYLLGDRESREAVLIDPVLETAQRDAQLVKELGLRLLYAVNTHCHADHITGSGLLRSLLPGCQSVISRLSGAQADWHIEDGDSIQFGRFALETRASPGHTPGCVTFVLNDHSMAFTGDALLIRGCGRTDFQQGCAKTLYHSVHEKIFTLPGNCLIYPAHDYHGLTVSTVEEERTLNPRLTLSCEEFVKVMNKLNLPKPQQIDFAVPANMRCGIQTPPS, from the exons ATGGCGGGGTCTGCATTGAGGGTCGCCGGCCGGCGGCTCAGTCAACACACAGGGTCTGGAGCCCCCGTTCTCCTACGGCAG ATGTTTGAGCCCAAGAGCTGCACCTATACTTATCTTCTGGGGGACCGAGAGTCCCGAGAGGCGGTTCTGATCGACCCGGTTCTGGAGACAGCGCAACGAGATGCCCAGTTGGTCAAGGAGCTGGGGCTGCGGCTGCTTTATGCGG tGAACACCCACTGCCACGCGGACCACATTACCGGCTCCGGGCTCCTCCGGTCCCTACTTCCCGGCTGCCAGTCTGTCATCTCCCGCCTTAGCGGGGCCCAGGCTGACTGGCACATTGAGGATGGAGACTCCATCCAGTTCGGGCGCTTC GCCTTGGAGACCCGGGCCAGCCCTGGCCACACCCCTGGCTGTGTCACCTTTGTCTTGAATGACCACAGCATGGCCTTCACTGGAGACGCCCTGCTTATCCGAGGGTGTGGGCGGACAGACTTCCAGCAAG gctgcgCTAAGACCTTGTACCACTCAGTTCATGAAAAGATCTTCACTCTTCCAGGAAACTGTCTGATCTACCCTGCTCATGATTACCACg GGCTCACAGTGTCCACTGTGGAGGAGGAGCGGACTCTGAACCCTCGGCTCACCCTCAGCTGTGAGGAGTTTGTCAAGGTCATGAACAAACTGAACCTGCCTAAACCTCAGCAGATAG ACTTTGCTGTTCCAGCTAACATGCGCTGTGGGATCCAGACGCCCCCTTCCTGA
- the ZNF575 gene encoding zinc finger protein 575, translating into MLEREAESAAGGAEPSPADKEPVTKGEAPDQGPPQKPSQSVPGPAASTGASSRPRRRPPPQRPHRCPDCDKAFSYPSKLATHRLAHGGARPHPCPDCPKAFSYPSKLAAHRLTHSGARPHPCPHCPKAFGHRSKLAAHLWTHAPARPYPCPDCPKSFCYPSKLAAHRHTHHATDARPYPCPHCPKAFSFPSKLAAHRLCHDPPTAPGSQATARHRCSSCGQAFGQRRLLLVHQRSHHQAESPGERE; encoded by the exons ATGCTGGAGCGAGAGGCGGAGTCTGCGGCCGGGGGCGCCGAGCCTAGTCCCGCTGACAAGGAGCCTGTGACCAAAGGAGAAG CTCCCGACCAGGGCCCGCCGCAGAAGCCCAGCCAGTCTGTTCCAGGGCCCGCTGCCTCCACGGGGGCGTCTTCCCGACCCCGCCGGAGACCCCCGCCCCAGCGCCCGCACCGCTGCCCCGACTGTGACAAGGCCTTCTCGTACCCGTCCAAGCTGGCCACGCACCGGTTGGCACACGGCGGCGCCCGCCCTCACCCGTGCCCCGACTGCCCCAAAGCTTTCTCCTACCCCTCCAAGCTGGCCGCCCACCGCCTCACGCACAGTGGCGCCCGCCCGCACCCATGCCCGCACTGCCCAAAGGCCTTCGGCCACCGCTCCAAGCTGGCAGCCCACCTCTGGACCCACGCTCCCGCCCGCCCCTACCCGTGCCCCGACTGCCCCAAGTCCTTCTGCTACCCCTCCAAGCTGGCGGCCCACCGCCACACGCACCATGCTACCGACGCCCGCCCCTATCCTTGCCCTCACTGCCCCAAGGCTTTTTCATTCCCCTCCAAACTGGCGGCCCATCGCCTGTGCCATGATCCCCCGACTGCGCCGGGCAGCCAGGCCACCGCGCGGCACCGCTGCTCCAGCTGCGGCCAGGCGTTTGGCCAGAGACGCCTCCTACTCGTTCACCAGCGCAGCCACCACCAGGCTGAGAGCCCCGGGGAGCGGGAGTGA